One window from the genome of Nicotiana sylvestris chromosome 9, ASM39365v2, whole genome shotgun sequence encodes:
- the LOC138877655 gene encoding uncharacterized protein, which yields MENIYSWWKARREEIMTAQDYELWTIVNQGPLIPTKQNAQNETVPKDLSEIVTTDFKMMEKNAKAKKILICRLSPYEYNMISVCSKAKQIWDAFKTTHEGTNQVKRSSIELLKRNYELFSIKEFEPVQEMMTRFTIITNKVKLFGKVFISEELVSKVLRILLASWESKVTAI from the coding sequence ATGGAAAATATTTACAGTTGGTGGAAAGCAAGAAGGGAAGAAATCATGACAGCTCAAGACTATGAACTATGGACCATAGTGAACCAAGGTCCTTTGATTCCTACTAAACAAAATGCACAAAATGAAACAGTTCCTAAGGACCTCTCCGAAATTGTGACAACAGATTTcaaaatgatggagaagaatgcaaAGGCTAAGAAAATCCTTATATGTAGACTTAGTCCTTATGAGTACAATATGATTTCTGTGTGCTCTAAAGCGAAGCAGATATGGGATGCATTCAAAACTACTCATGAAGGAACAAACCAAGTAAAAAGATCAAGTATAGAGCTACTCAAGAGAAACTATGAGCTCTTCTCCATAAAGGAGTTTGAGCCCGTCCAAGAAATGATGACTAGGTTCACTATAATAACCAATAAAGTGAAATTATTTGGAAAGGTGTTTATCTCAGAAGAGTTGGTCAGCAAAGTTCTAAGAATCCTTCTGGCTTCTTGGGAATCAAAAGTCACTGCAATCTAG